Below is a genomic region from Telmatobacter sp. DSM 110680.
GTGTAGCGGATCTGCAAGCTTCAGATCTAAAACCGATCGAACCGCACACATTCCCGCAGCTTCCGTTGGAACAGGAAATCGAAACAGCATCCAAGTCGCGCCCGGATATTTCCGCCCTCGCCCTAGCGCGGTCAGCACAGGCATCCGCGGTGGGAGCGGCACGATCGGAATTCGGTCCGCGCATAAGCACCTACGGAAATTGGGAAGAGGACCGCGGTTCGCTGGGTGCGTCAGGAGGCAGCAACTGGGTAGCGGGGGTGCAGATCAGCATCGACATTTTGCCTTTAGGCAAGCGCGCTCAGGTTGCAAGAGAAACTGCCGCTCAACAACGAATTGAGGCGCAGTTCGCAGCTTCCCAATTGCATGTGCGCCTTGAAGTGAACCAGGCACATATCCATCGCCAGACCGCGGCCCTGTCCCTTGAGACTGCGCAGGTCGCGGTGGATCAAGCGACAGAAAGTCTGCGCATCGTCAGGAATCGCTACGGCGCCGGGCTTGCCACGATTACCGATCTGCTGCGAGCAGAGGATGCGGAGCGGCAGAGCCAATCCAATTACTGGCATGCGGTCTATGGAAACACCATGGCATATGCCGAACTTCTATACGCGACAGGGACACTGACGCCCGATGCTGCGGAGGAATTGCAATGAAGAATCTTGTATCGGGTTTCCTGATGGTTTTCTCCGCAATGCTGCTGGCCGGCTGCGATGGAGCGAACTCTACGCCTGTATCACCTGTACAGACCGTGAACGCACGTGTTGTCGAGAGTCAACAGCGGCAGGTGCCCCAGATGATCCAATCGACCGGCACCATCCATGCTCGGGAAACCGCAATCATATCCGCGCAGATCATGGGCCGCATCCAGCAGGTTCTGGTACGCGAAGGGGACGAGGTGCGCGCCGGGCAATCTCTGGTCATACTCGATGACGCGTCGATGCGTGCGTCCGCGGATCAGGCGCAGGCAGGCGAGCAGGCCGCCAGGAGCCAAATCACCGCGGCTGAAACCGACGCCAAGCTCGCTGCCAGCACGCTGGAACGCTATCGCCAGCTTGAAGTGCAGAAGAGCGTAAGCCCGCAGGAGATGGATGAAGTAACGCGCCGCGCAGAAGCTGCAACCGCAAGACTCGAAGCTGTGCGAGCGCAATCGGATGCTGCGAGGGCCCAGGTGGCCGGCGCGCACACGATGCTGGGCTACACGCGAATCGTTGCGCCATTCGCCGGAGTGGTGACCGCACGCATGGCCGATCCAGGGACAATGGCCGCACCCGGGGTGTCCCTGCTGCAGATCGATCAGGCCGGAGTTGTGCAGCTTCAGGTCACAGTGGACGAGTCCCTGATCGCTGCCATTCGCAAGGGGATGAAAGTCCAGGTCGCAGGCAATAGTGCTGACTCCTCAACGATCGACGGTACGGTTGCGGAGATTATGCCCGCCGCCGATCCGGCTAGTCACAGCTTTCTGATCAAGATTGATCTGCCGCCCTCAAACCACCTACGCGCGGGCATGTATGCAACTGCGTCGTTTAACAACGGCGTTCGGCAGGCGATTGTTGTCCCCCGAACAGCCATTGTGAATCGCGGTTCACTCATTTGTGGATACGTTCTGGACAGCCAGGGAATCGCACAACTTAGAACCCTCACGCTGGGTGCAGAGCAAGCTGATTTCGTTGAAGTTCTCTCAGGGCTCTCTTCTGGAGAAAAGCTTGTCGATGGTCCCGAAGATCGCGACCTTGCCGGCAAACGCGTCGAGGTTCAACCATGAAGCAGGACCTTGGAATCGCCGGGCGACTGGCACACAGCTTTCTCAATTCCAAACTGACGCCGCTGTTCGTCGCTGCGTCGCTGGCTGTCGGAATTTTTTCGGTTGTCATCATCCCCCGCGAAGAAGAACCGCAGATTCTCGTACCAATGCTCGACATCACCACCGCCATGCCGGGCGCCTCACCGACAGAGGTTGAAGAACGCGTCACTCTACCCATCGAAAATCTCGTCCATCAGATCAGTGGTGTCGAGTATGTTTACTCAACGTCGAGCCCCGGGCAGAGCTTGGTCATCGTGCGGTTCCTGGTCGGTACTCCGCAGGAAGATGCGCTGATCAAGGTTTACAGCAAGCTCTATTCCAACTTCGACCGCATGACTCCCGGCGTTTCCCAGCCGATCATCAAGGCCCGTTCGATTGATGATGTTCCTATTCTTGCCCTCACGCTTTGGGGCGCGCACTATAACGGGTATCAACTTCGCAGTTTCGCGGCAGAGATCCAGCACAATATCGCGCAGATTTCCGATGTGTCAGAGACGGTGATCATCGGCGGTCTTCCGCGCACCATGCGGGTTGTTCTCAGCACCGGAAAACTGAATGCGTACGGATTGTCCGCGATGGCCATCGTCAGCCGTTT
It encodes:
- a CDS encoding efflux RND transporter periplasmic adaptor subunit, with translation MKNLVSGFLMVFSAMLLAGCDGANSTPVSPVQTVNARVVESQQRQVPQMIQSTGTIHARETAIISAQIMGRIQQVLVREGDEVRAGQSLVILDDASMRASADQAQAGEQAARSQITAAETDAKLAASTLERYRQLEVQKSVSPQEMDEVTRRAEAATARLEAVRAQSDAARAQVAGAHTMLGYTRIVAPFAGVVTARMADPGTMAAPGVSLLQIDQAGVVQLQVTVDESLIAAIRKGMKVQVAGNSADSSTIDGTVAEIMPAADPASHSFLIKIDLPPSNHLRAGMYATASFNNGVRQAIVVPRTAIVNRGSLICGYVLDSQGIAQLRTLTLGAEQADFVEVLSGLSSGEKLVDGPEDRDLAGKRVEVQP